From a single Poecilia reticulata strain Guanapo linkage group LG2, Guppy_female_1.0+MT, whole genome shotgun sequence genomic region:
- the ttf2 gene encoding LOW QUALITY PROTEIN: transcription termination factor 2 (The sequence of the model RefSeq protein was modified relative to this genomic sequence to represent the inferred CDS: substituted 2 bases at 2 genomic stop codons), giving the protein MEIVKCDSHGSVCMLKTGVKEGPNKGKSFYICIDRQGCDFTQQASISPSHCLHHEESVVELQALSYSQQXQNHQLHYRCAVGKREGQRWCGNVPWTAPQKERRTPLTDSQLQPSCLPPVRNPFKVPDKTHKPSEHRSVQSGGCEEKEGEKKTGKANYNAEGRQSAQKENMEALGTGVEAREERNLSAPETXRGKLLPAGMKVKKRISSEESSKSKADGVDRTAARTQDQAGKSSAEEGESEKTISTQDIEKIGQICPDLHKTMPQTATNSQTSSLSQDEPTAKKNVAKSVPGRSSQSSRGADCAVSVETETHNEEEDDXDVVLVSVKPAVRQTAPASSAVQKTITSFSGFQSAAQVGNPKGMHSLLSVQLQQKKATLSSVNVEALPDKGERLRLQVKELEDALESLSLAAASQPESAEESKISGSAADSARPVVNPFSRPGGTVLLPSAPAPGPVKHQASGSSLGIQLSQGNAQTFGDLQMHPYYGGRMTNERLLAVKNATCEVIDHLHKSLDSCPDPEDEASDPRGIKVPLLAHQRKALAWLLWREAQNPCGGILADDMGLGKTLTMIALMLTKKMEAKKEGEKKEEKKLDSWISKRDSSIVSSKGTLVICPASLIHHWKKEIERHVKTGRMSVYLYHGSSRERSARAXEPTFLLNTPMTFLCFIFLICLSKNGSDPLESLLQPIVVWSNVWSNVRPNIRGMFGLKVICPLKESFEEGVISHPAEPNLIYELVRXLTDCIFRFLRCSPFDEYKLWKAQVDNGSSRGRERLNILTRTLLLRRTKDQLDSMGKPLVSLPKRTCEVHQLKLSEDEQAVYDVVFAQSRSTLQNYLKRHEGKDLDSGNTSSVNPFDKVAQEFGVSRADPARSGSGQASSTVHILSLLLRLRQCCCHLSLLKKTLDSSELQGDGIVLSLEEQLNSLSLSSTPSPSDPDPKHTVALNGTSFPSQLFEETSESTKISAITFELMAIKEKSDNQKSVIVSQWTSMLKIIAVHLRRMGLTYRVIDGTVNPKRRMDVVEEFNTNPRGPQVMLVSLCAGGVGLNLIGGNHLFLIDMHWNPALEDQACDRIYRVGQRKDVTIHRFVCEGTVEDKIATLQTKKKELAQNVLSGRGSTVSKLSLADLKIIFGV; this is encoded by the exons ATGGAAATAGTTAAATGTGACTCACACG GTAGTGTGTGTATGCTGAAAACCGGTGTGAAAGAGGGACCAAATAAAGGCAAGAGCTTCTATATTTGCATTGACAGGCAGGGCTGTGATTTCACCCAACAGGCCAG TATCTCTCCTTCCCACTGTCTGCATCACGAAGAGTCGGTGGTGGAGCTGCAGGCGCTCAGCTACAGCCAGCAGCRGCAGAACCACCA ACTCCACTACAGATGTGCTGTCGGGAAAAGAGAAGGTCAGAGATGGTGTGGAAACGTTCCCTGGACTGCT ccacaaaaagaaaggagaacCCCTTTAACTGACTCCCAGCTGCAGCCCTCCTGCCTCCCACCTGTCAGAAATCCCTTTAAAGTTCCCGACAAGACGCACAAACCTTCAGAGCATAGAAGCGTGCAAAGTGGTGGGTGTGAAGAGAAAGAAGGGGAGAAGAAAACTGGGAAAGCAAATTATAATGCAGAAGGAAGACAAAGTGCTCAGAAGGAAAATATGGAGGCTTTAGGTACAGGAGTGGAAGCTCGAGAGGAAAGAAATTTGAGCGCACCTGAAACAYATCGAGGTAAGCTGCTCCCAGCAGGWATGAAGGTGAAGAAGAGAATTTCAAGCGAGGAGAGCAGCAAGTCCAAAGCTGACGGCGTTGATAGAACAGCAGCTAGGACGCAAGACCAGGCTGGGAAAAGTTCTGCGGAGGAGGGAGAGTCRGAGAAAACCATTTCCACGCAAGACATTGAGAAAATTGGTCAAATTTGCCCTGACCTACACAAAACCATGCCACAGACAGCAACCAATAGTCAAACCTCTTCCTTGAGTCAAGATGAACCCACAGCGAAGAAGAAYGTCGCTAAGTCTGTCCCCGGCAGAAGCAGCCAGTCTTCCAGAGGAGCGGATTGTGCTGTTTCTGTTGAGACAGAGACCCACAACGAAGAAGAGGATGACGRAGACGTAGTTTTGGTTTCAGTGAAACCGGCAGTTCGCCAAACAGCCCCGGCTTCTTCTGCAGTTCAAAAGACGATCACCAGCTTTTCTGGGTTTCAGTCGGCCGCCCAGGTGGGCAACCCGAAGGGGATGCACTCTCTGCTCAGTGTCCAGCTTCAGCAGAAGAAG GCCACTCTGTCTTCGGTGAATGTGGAGGCTCTGCCAGATAAAGGAGAGAGGCTGAGGTTGCAGGTTAAAGAGCTGGAGGACGCTCTGGAGTCTCTGAGCCTCGCTGCTGCTTCTCAGCCCG AATCTGCGGAGGAGTCCAAGATCAGCGGTTCTGCTGCCGACTCCGCTCGGCCCGTCGTCAACCCATTCAGCAGGCCRGGCGGTACCGTCCTGCTCCCCTCTGCTCCAGCACCAGGCCCGGTCAAGCACCAAGCCTCCGGCAGCTCTCTGGGGATTCAACTGAGCCAGGGAAACGCTCAAACCTTTGGAG ATCTTCAAATGCACCCTTATTATGGCGGCAGGATGACAAATGAGCGCCTGCTGGCGGTGAAGAACGCCACCTGCGAGGTCATTGACCATCTTCACAAATCTCTGGACTCGTGTCCGGATCCCGAGGACGAAGCTTCGGACCCCAGAGGCATCAAG GTGCCGCTCCTGGCCCATCAGAGGAAAGCTTTAGCCTGGCTGCTCTGGAGGGAAGCTCAGAATCCATGCGGAGGAATTCTGg CGGACGACATGGGCTTGGGGAAAACTCTGACCATGATCGCTCTCATGCTGACCAAAAAGATGGAGGCcaaaaaagaaggagaaaagaaagaagagaagaagttGGACTCCTGGATCTCTAAAAGAG ATTCCAGCATTGTGTCCTCTAAAGGCACTCTGGTCATCTGTCCCGCCTCCCTGATTCACCACTGGAAGAAGGAGATCGAGCGGCATGTCAAGACGGGCAGGATGTCGGTGTATCTGTACCACGGTTCCAGCCGGGAGAGAAGCGCCAGAGCGTAAGAGCCAACATTYTTGTTGAACACACCAATGACTttcctttgctttatttttttgatctGCCTTTCTAAAAATGGCTCGGACCCATTAGAATCTTTACTGCAGCCAATTGTTGTTTGGTCTAATGTTTGGTCTAATGTTAGACCAAACATTAGAGGCATGTTTGGTCTAAAAGTTATTTGTCCCTTAAAAGAATCATT TGAGGAAGGAGTCATTTCACACCCAGCAGAACCAAATCTTATTTATGAATTGGTCCGCTAACTGACCGATTGTATCTTCAGGTTCCTGCGTTGTTCTCCGTTCGACGAGTACAAGCTGTGGAAAGCTCAGGTGGACAACGGCTCCAGCAGGGGCAGGGAGAGACTCAACATCCTAACGAGAACTCTGCTGCTGCGACGCACCAAAGATCAGCTGGACTCCATGGGAAAACCGCTG GTGTCTCTTCCGAAGCGGACCTGCGAAGTGCATCAGCTCAAGCTCTCTGAGGACGAGCAGGCCGTGTACGATGTGGTGTTCGCTCAGTCCAG GTCTACACTGCAGAACTACCTGAAGAGACATGAAGGGAAGGATTTGGACAGCGGAAACACGTCCAGTGTCAATCCGTTTGATAAAG TGGCCCAAGAGTTCGGCGTGTCCCGGGCTGACCCTGCCAGGTCGGGCTCTGGCCAGGCATCCAGCACTGTTCATATCCTCTCTCTGCTACTGCGCCTCAGACAGTGCTGCTGCCACCTCTCTCTTCTTAAAAAG ACGTTGGACTCGTCTGAGCTGCAAGGTGACGGGATCGTCCTTTcgctggaggagcagctgaacTCTCTGTCGCTCTCCTCGACCCCGTCGCCATCGGACCCCGACCCCAAACACACCGTGGCCCTGAACGGCACCAGCTTCCCCTCACAGCTGTTTGAGGAGACCAGTGAAAGCACCAAG ATTTCTGCGATCACGTTTGAGCTCATGGCGATAAAAGAGAAGAGTGACAATCAGAAAAG TGTGATCGTTTCTCAGTGGACCAGTATGCTCAAAATCATAGCAGTTCATCTGCGGCGGATGGGCTTAACTTACAGGGTCATCGACGGCACCGTGAACCCCAAACGGCGCATGGACGTGGTGGAGGAGTTCAACACAAACCCTAGAGGACCTCAG GTTATGCTGGTTTCTCTGTGTGCTGGTGGGGTTGGCCTCAACCTTATTGGAGGGAATCATCTCTTCCTCATTGACATGCACTG GAATCCAGCCTTGGAGGATCAGGCCTGTGACCGGATCTATAGAGTGGGACAACGTAAAGACGTCACCATTCACAG GTTTGTGTGTGAAGGAACCGTAGAGGACAAGATCGCAACGCTGCAGACGAAGAAGAAAGAGCTGGCCCAGAATGTGCTTTCAGGAAGAGGAAGCACAGTCTCTAAACTCTCATTGGCCGATctcaaaatcatttttggtgTTTAG
- the cpap gene encoding centromere protein J isoform X1, producing the protein MSSPSELQYSSADFLTKWMPSSTRAGVILSPPPELAASLRHTAAAVPAPLHPDDSFVSDFGPLPASTDSSCFGVDGRGEGAKPVSYLRPAPQGISDGHFENLGEMTSRTQDLPLMLKLEELKKWQQHMHEQLKAHQLEELLCLQEQQHRLLGLGDEPQICTEENPGLPGAQWRKDTVQRSPERNCGLRQELQLSDQQEHEDDEGMWDSDKENPKQSLESEDVFMQPDANSRQQEDDLHDRPIKPGIGGQKKTFEELLEEQLRLEEQRLKSAQQQPKPASPEAAFPPKRPFLKRGHGLSRFTSSSKASAQKAKDKKEQKPQAITRSNSAPGFILKASCSAGPPIPVQRKTAVLNKENRGRGLRSPPQYVRAESRAARATRVLRSHQRQNTGPATAPEPRPVKRLLEPEKEYNTGVPVQVVRNTGPNLQPNPVIKQVGLSGDAGKEKSCVSKAQSAGAGGGLPRDSFELSFQEKLQRWECNRQLESMELGEFELLEQAAEELSFSSNSSFVMKVLCLDQQKRHSAIGLHQRRLSSTPIKSASGSEPQKGGGVRLTDGTEREGISLESVASEGSMRGNALQSEVTEGGRESEAPXDNEISEFGGKEVTICFLAPSNPTYDKRSYQDEESLGEEVEEDDDEESDSIASNADGSTLIEDGHDRQRKVVFDDDDTWNDLDDTAVTEDSDSRGVSPVPRLTAGRVSPQEKAVLRKVAVSRAVEPDEGPESELAPASQLMTRLFPSLKPKAQSAPPPAPPAASENRKQDDTAQQVQSRQLRERLAELEMEIERFKKENAALTKLRQENERRQEDLRKERSMFEQAKAEELANFEEYKREENRKLQKERKLFEKHVSAARAIPDKKEREEIQLLKQQLSSQQEELKRRESRWASTHGRLRQQIDSLHQENDALRHEIQTLEKLRLSAWKKSSASSEKGVQTKDGPRVSESSVAKGVTFATPLDSRGSSSSPPLGSARRNSKDNGQAASAGMKSSLRRSVGSSLSSSSMFSGRRTEEKPRPTSRSQEKPSNQKPEQAHDCSPRIDLEPELESCETRDPELPQEVITHPDGKVEKVLAGGDRVIVFPNGTRKEVSADGLSAKVTFFNGDTKQITADQRVIYYYAEAQTTHITYPDGMEVLHFPNNQTEKHFPDGRKEITFPDQTVKNLFPDGREESVLTDGTIIQVNQDGTKEIHFNTGQKEIHTAEYKRREYPDGTVKTVYTDGRQETRYPTGRLRVKDKDGNIVLDDRV; encoded by the exons ATGTCATCACCGTCCGAGCTGCAGTACTCCTCGGCGGACTTCTTAACCAAGTGGATGCCGAGCAGCACCAGAGCCGGGGTGATCCTCAGCCCACCCCCGGAACTAGCAGCGTCCTTGCGGCACACCGCTGCCGCGGTACCCGCTCCCCTGCATCCGGACGATTCTTTCGTCTCCGATTTCGGTCCGCTGCCTGCCTCCACGGACAGCAGCTGCTTTGGTGTGGATGGACGTGGAGAGGGAGCCAAGCCGGTGAGCTACCTCCGGCCTGCACCACAGGGGATTTCAGATGGACACTTCGAAAATTTGGGGGAAATGACAAGCAGAACCCAAGATCTACCCCTGATGCTGAAGCTGGAAGAG CTGAAGAAATGGCAGCAGCACATGCATGAGCAGCTGAAAGCCCACCAGCTGGAGGAGTTGCTGTGTTTGCAGGAGCAGCAACACAGACTGCTAGGGCTTGGGGATGAACCTCAGATCTGCACTGAAG AAAATCCAGGGCTGCCAGGAGCACAATGGCGAAAAGACACGGTCCAACGCAGCCCTGAAAGGAATTGCGGCCTGCggcaggagctgcagctctctgaCCAGCAGGAACATGAAGATGACGAgg GCATGTGGGATTCCGACAAAGAGAATCCGAAGCAGAGTTTAGAGTCGGAGGATGTGTTCATGCAGCCGGACGCTAACAGCAGGCAACAGGAAGACGACTTACATGACAG ACCCATAAAACCAGGTATTGGGGGGCAGAAGAAAACCTTTGAGGAGCTTCTGGAGGAGCAACTGAGGCTGGAGGAGCAGAGGCTGAAGTCTGCCCAGCAACAGCCT AAGCCAGCCAGCCCTGAAGCTGCGTTCCCTCCCAAACGGCCCTTTCTGAAACGAGGCCACGGCCTCTCCAGATTTACCAGCAGCTCCAAGGCATCAGCGCAGAAAGCGAAGGACAAGAAGGAGCAGAAACCACAGGCGATCACCCGCAGCAACTCTGCACCCGGTTTCATCCTGAAGGCCAGCTGCAGCGCCGGCCCGCCGATTCCCGTCCAACGCAAAACCGCCGTACTCAACAAGGAGAACCGAGGAAGGGGGCTGCGTTCGCCGCCGCAGTACGTCAGGGCTGAGAGCAGGGCTGCGCGGGCGACCAGGGTCCTGAGGAGTCATCAGAGACAGAACACCGGACCTGCTACTGCACCGGAACCCAGACCGGTAAAGCGTCTGCTGGAGCCGGAGAAGGAATATAATACGGGCGTCCCAGTCCAGGTAGTGAGGAACACCGGTCCCAATCTGCAGCCGAACCCTGTGATCAAACAGGTGGGGTTGTCAGGCGATGCCGGGAAAGAGAAGAGTTGTGTTTCTAAAGCGCAGTCGGCTGGAGCGGGAGGTGGACTTCCTCGGGATTCCTTCGAGCTGTCGTTCCAGGAGAAGCTGCAGCGCTGGGAGTGCAACCGGCAGCTGGAGAGCATGGAGCTGGGAGAGTTTGAGCTGCTGGAGCAAGCGGCCGAGGAGCTGTCCTTCTCGTCCAACTCCTCCTTCGTCATGAAG GTTCTTTGTTTGGACCAGCAGAAGAGGCACTCTGCCATTGGGCTCCACCAGAGGCGACTCTCCTCCACCCCTATCAAGTCTGCATCAGGAAGCGAACCTCAGAAGGGCGGCGGAGTCCGGCTCACCGATGGGACGGAGCGTGAAGGGATTTCTCTGGAGTCAGTAGCGTCTGAGGGGAGCATGAGAGGCAATGCGCTCCAGAGCGAAGTAACCGAGGGAGGACGGGAATCTGAGGCGCCACAMGACAACGAGATCTCTGAGTTTGGAGGCAAAGAAGTCACCATTTGTTTTTTAGCTCCTTCTAACCCCACTTACGACAAGAGGTCTTACCAAGATGAGGAGAGTCTCGGGGAAGAAGTGGAAGAAGATGACGATGAGGAGAGCGACAGCATCGCCAGCAACGCCGACGGTTCCACTCTGATTGAGGACGGACACGACCGGCAGAGGAAGGTTGTATTTGACGACGACGACACTTGGAACGACCTGGACGACACGGCCGTCACGGAGGACAGCGACAGTCGGGGGGTCAGTCCGGTTCCCAGGCTGACAGCCGGCAGAGTTTCCCCACAGGAGAAGGCCGTGCTGAGGAAAGTAGCGGTGAGCAGAGCTGTGGAGCCGGATGAAGGCCCAGAGTCCGAACTCGCACCAGCTTCTCAACTCATGACCAGACTGTTCCCTTCGTTAAAGCCCAAAGCTCAGAGTGCACCTCCAcctgctccacctgctgcttCTGAGAACAGGAAACAGGACGACACGG CCCAGCAGGTCCAATCCAGACAGCTCAGAGAGAGGCTGGCTGAGCTGGAGATGGAGATAGAGAGGTTTAAGAAAGAGAACGCTGCACTGACCAAGCTCAGGCAGGAGAACGAGAGAAGACAGGAAGACCTGAG GAAAGAGCGTTCGATGTTCGAGCAAGCAAAAGCCGAGGAGCTGGCCAATTTTGAGGAATATAAGAGGGAGGagaacaggaagctgcagaaagAGCGCAAACTGTTTGAGAAGCACGTGTCGGCGGCCAGAGCCATCCCTGACAAAAAGGAACGGGAGGAAATCCAG TTGttgaagcagcagctgagctcccagcaggaggagctgaagaggaGGGAGAGCCGCTGGGCCTCCACACACGGCCGCCTGCGACAGCAGATCGACTCCCTCCACCAGGAGAACGATGCTCTGCGGCACGAG ATTCAAACGCTGGAGAAGCTGCGCCTCAGTGCCTGGAAGAAAAGCTCCGCCTCCTCAGAGAAAGGCGTCCAAACGAAGGACGGACCcagagtttcagaaagcagCGTGGCTAAGGGAGTGACGTTTGCG ACTCCCCTGGACTCTAGAGGAAGCAGCTCCAGCCCTCCGCTCGGCTCAGCCAGAAGGAACTCAAAGGATAACGGCCAAGCAGCCTCAG CAGGGATGAAAAGCAGCCTGAGGAGGTCGGTCGGATCTTCTCTGTCGTCCTCTTCAATGTTTTCTGGAAGAAGGACGGAGGAAAAGCCAAGACCTACGAGCAGGAGCCAGGAAAAACCATCCAACCAGAAACCAGAGCAGGCGCACGACTGCTCTCCA AGAATAGATCTAGAGCCAGAACTAGAAAGCTGCGAGACCCGTGATCCAGAACTACCTCAGGAGGTCATCACACACCCTGACGGCAAG GTGGAGAAGGTTCTGGCTGGCGGCGATCGCGTCATCGTCTTTCCCAACGGTACTAGAAAAGAAGTTTCAGCAGACGGGCTTTCGGCCAAGGTCACCTTCTTCAATGGAGACACGAAACAAATCACAGCCGATCAGAGAGTG ATCTACTACTACGCTGAGGCTCAGACCACACACATCACCTATCCTGACGGTATGGAAGTCCTGCACTTTCCCAACAACCAGACAG agaaacattttccagatggCCGCAAAGAAATCACCTTCCCAGATCAGACGGTGAAGAACCTGTTTCCTGATGGCAGAGAGGAAAGCGTGCTGACCGACGGGACCATCATCCAGGTCAACCA GGACGGCACCAAAGAGATCCACTTCAACACGGGCCAGAAGGAAATACACACCGCTGAATACAAGAGGCGGGAGTATCCAGACGGCACAGTGAAGACCGTTTACACCGACGGCAGGCAAGAAACTCGCTACCCCACAGGGCGGCTTAGGGTCAAGGACAAAGATGGAAACATCGTCCTGGACGACCGGGTGTAA
- the cpap gene encoding centromere protein J isoform X2 translates to MSSPSELQYSSADFLTKWMPSSTRAGVILSPPPELAASLRHTAAAVPAPLHPDDSFVSDFGPLPASTDSSCFGVDGRGEGAKPVSYLRPAPQGISDGHFENLGEMTSRTQDLPLMLKLEELKKWQQHMHEQLKAHQLEELLCLQEQQHRLLGLGDEPQICTEENPGLPGAQWRKDTVQRSPERNCGLRQELQLSDQQEHEDDEGMWDSDKENPKQSLESEDVFMQPDANSRQQEDDLHDRPIKPGIGGQKKTFEELLEEQLRLEEQRLKSAQQQPKPASPEAAFPPKRPFLKRGHGLSRFTSSSKASAQKAKDKKEQKPQAITRSNSAPGFILKASCSAGPPIPVQRKTAVLNKENRGRGLRSPPQYVRAESRAARATRVLRSHQRQNTGPATAPEPRPVKRLLEPEKEYNTGVPVQVVRNTGPNLQPNPVIKQVGLSGDAGKEKSCVSKAQSAGAGGGLPRDSFELSFQEKLQRWECNRQLESMELGEFELLEQAAEELSFSSNSSFVMKVLCLDQQKRHSAIGLHQRRLSSTPIKSASGSEPQKGGGVRLTDGTEREGISLESVASEGSMRGNALQSEVTEGGRESEAPXDNEISEFGGKEVTICFLAPSNPTYDKRSYQDEESLGEEVEEDDDEESDSIASNADGSTLIEDGHDRQRKVVFDDDDTWNDLDDTAVTEDSDSRGVSPVPRLTAGRVSPQEKAVLRKVAVSRAVEPDEGPESELAPASQLMTRLFPSLKPKAQSAPPPAPPAASENRKQDDTAQQVQSRQLRERLAELEMEIERFKKENAALTKLRQENERRQEDLRKERSMFEQAKAEELANFEEYKREENRKLQKERKLFEKHVSAARAIPDKKEREEIQLLKQQLSSQQEELKRRESRWASTHGRLRQQIDSLHQENDALRHEIQTLEKLRLSAWKKSSASSEKGVQTKDGPRVSESSVAKGVTFATPLDSRGSSSSPPLGSARRNSKDNGQAASGMKSSLRRSVGSSLSSSSMFSGRRTEEKPRPTSRSQEKPSNQKPEQAHDCSPRIDLEPELESCETRDPELPQEVITHPDGKVEKVLAGGDRVIVFPNGTRKEVSADGLSAKVTFFNGDTKQITADQRVIYYYAEAQTTHITYPDGMEVLHFPNNQTEKHFPDGRKEITFPDQTVKNLFPDGREESVLTDGTIIQVNQDGTKEIHFNTGQKEIHTAEYKRREYPDGTVKTVYTDGRQETRYPTGRLRVKDKDGNIVLDDRV, encoded by the exons ATGTCATCACCGTCCGAGCTGCAGTACTCCTCGGCGGACTTCTTAACCAAGTGGATGCCGAGCAGCACCAGAGCCGGGGTGATCCTCAGCCCACCCCCGGAACTAGCAGCGTCCTTGCGGCACACCGCTGCCGCGGTACCCGCTCCCCTGCATCCGGACGATTCTTTCGTCTCCGATTTCGGTCCGCTGCCTGCCTCCACGGACAGCAGCTGCTTTGGTGTGGATGGACGTGGAGAGGGAGCCAAGCCGGTGAGCTACCTCCGGCCTGCACCACAGGGGATTTCAGATGGACACTTCGAAAATTTGGGGGAAATGACAAGCAGAACCCAAGATCTACCCCTGATGCTGAAGCTGGAAGAG CTGAAGAAATGGCAGCAGCACATGCATGAGCAGCTGAAAGCCCACCAGCTGGAGGAGTTGCTGTGTTTGCAGGAGCAGCAACACAGACTGCTAGGGCTTGGGGATGAACCTCAGATCTGCACTGAAG AAAATCCAGGGCTGCCAGGAGCACAATGGCGAAAAGACACGGTCCAACGCAGCCCTGAAAGGAATTGCGGCCTGCggcaggagctgcagctctctgaCCAGCAGGAACATGAAGATGACGAgg GCATGTGGGATTCCGACAAAGAGAATCCGAAGCAGAGTTTAGAGTCGGAGGATGTGTTCATGCAGCCGGACGCTAACAGCAGGCAACAGGAAGACGACTTACATGACAG ACCCATAAAACCAGGTATTGGGGGGCAGAAGAAAACCTTTGAGGAGCTTCTGGAGGAGCAACTGAGGCTGGAGGAGCAGAGGCTGAAGTCTGCCCAGCAACAGCCT AAGCCAGCCAGCCCTGAAGCTGCGTTCCCTCCCAAACGGCCCTTTCTGAAACGAGGCCACGGCCTCTCCAGATTTACCAGCAGCTCCAAGGCATCAGCGCAGAAAGCGAAGGACAAGAAGGAGCAGAAACCACAGGCGATCACCCGCAGCAACTCTGCACCCGGTTTCATCCTGAAGGCCAGCTGCAGCGCCGGCCCGCCGATTCCCGTCCAACGCAAAACCGCCGTACTCAACAAGGAGAACCGAGGAAGGGGGCTGCGTTCGCCGCCGCAGTACGTCAGGGCTGAGAGCAGGGCTGCGCGGGCGACCAGGGTCCTGAGGAGTCATCAGAGACAGAACACCGGACCTGCTACTGCACCGGAACCCAGACCGGTAAAGCGTCTGCTGGAGCCGGAGAAGGAATATAATACGGGCGTCCCAGTCCAGGTAGTGAGGAACACCGGTCCCAATCTGCAGCCGAACCCTGTGATCAAACAGGTGGGGTTGTCAGGCGATGCCGGGAAAGAGAAGAGTTGTGTTTCTAAAGCGCAGTCGGCTGGAGCGGGAGGTGGACTTCCTCGGGATTCCTTCGAGCTGTCGTTCCAGGAGAAGCTGCAGCGCTGGGAGTGCAACCGGCAGCTGGAGAGCATGGAGCTGGGAGAGTTTGAGCTGCTGGAGCAAGCGGCCGAGGAGCTGTCCTTCTCGTCCAACTCCTCCTTCGTCATGAAG GTTCTTTGTTTGGACCAGCAGAAGAGGCACTCTGCCATTGGGCTCCACCAGAGGCGACTCTCCTCCACCCCTATCAAGTCTGCATCAGGAAGCGAACCTCAGAAGGGCGGCGGAGTCCGGCTCACCGATGGGACGGAGCGTGAAGGGATTTCTCTGGAGTCAGTAGCGTCTGAGGGGAGCATGAGAGGCAATGCGCTCCAGAGCGAAGTAACCGAGGGAGGACGGGAATCTGAGGCGCCACAMGACAACGAGATCTCTGAGTTTGGAGGCAAAGAAGTCACCATTTGTTTTTTAGCTCCTTCTAACCCCACTTACGACAAGAGGTCTTACCAAGATGAGGAGAGTCTCGGGGAAGAAGTGGAAGAAGATGACGATGAGGAGAGCGACAGCATCGCCAGCAACGCCGACGGTTCCACTCTGATTGAGGACGGACACGACCGGCAGAGGAAGGTTGTATTTGACGACGACGACACTTGGAACGACCTGGACGACACGGCCGTCACGGAGGACAGCGACAGTCGGGGGGTCAGTCCGGTTCCCAGGCTGACAGCCGGCAGAGTTTCCCCACAGGAGAAGGCCGTGCTGAGGAAAGTAGCGGTGAGCAGAGCTGTGGAGCCGGATGAAGGCCCAGAGTCCGAACTCGCACCAGCTTCTCAACTCATGACCAGACTGTTCCCTTCGTTAAAGCCCAAAGCTCAGAGTGCACCTCCAcctgctccacctgctgcttCTGAGAACAGGAAACAGGACGACACGG CCCAGCAGGTCCAATCCAGACAGCTCAGAGAGAGGCTGGCTGAGCTGGAGATGGAGATAGAGAGGTTTAAGAAAGAGAACGCTGCACTGACCAAGCTCAGGCAGGAGAACGAGAGAAGACAGGAAGACCTGAG GAAAGAGCGTTCGATGTTCGAGCAAGCAAAAGCCGAGGAGCTGGCCAATTTTGAGGAATATAAGAGGGAGGagaacaggaagctgcagaaagAGCGCAAACTGTTTGAGAAGCACGTGTCGGCGGCCAGAGCCATCCCTGACAAAAAGGAACGGGAGGAAATCCAG TTGttgaagcagcagctgagctcccagcaggaggagctgaagaggaGGGAGAGCCGCTGGGCCTCCACACACGGCCGCCTGCGACAGCAGATCGACTCCCTCCACCAGGAGAACGATGCTCTGCGGCACGAG ATTCAAACGCTGGAGAAGCTGCGCCTCAGTGCCTGGAAGAAAAGCTCCGCCTCCTCAGAGAAAGGCGTCCAAACGAAGGACGGACCcagagtttcagaaagcagCGTGGCTAAGGGAGTGACGTTTGCG ACTCCCCTGGACTCTAGAGGAAGCAGCTCCAGCCCTCCGCTCGGCTCAGCCAGAAGGAACTCAAAGGATAACGGCCAAGCAGCCTCAG GGATGAAAAGCAGCCTGAGGAGGTCGGTCGGATCTTCTCTGTCGTCCTCTTCAATGTTTTCTGGAAGAAGGACGGAGGAAAAGCCAAGACCTACGAGCAGGAGCCAGGAAAAACCATCCAACCAGAAACCAGAGCAGGCGCACGACTGCTCTCCA AGAATAGATCTAGAGCCAGAACTAGAAAGCTGCGAGACCCGTGATCCAGAACTACCTCAGGAGGTCATCACACACCCTGACGGCAAG GTGGAGAAGGTTCTGGCTGGCGGCGATCGCGTCATCGTCTTTCCCAACGGTACTAGAAAAGAAGTTTCAGCAGACGGGCTTTCGGCCAAGGTCACCTTCTTCAATGGAGACACGAAACAAATCACAGCCGATCAGAGAGTG ATCTACTACTACGCTGAGGCTCAGACCACACACATCACCTATCCTGACGGTATGGAAGTCCTGCACTTTCCCAACAACCAGACAG agaaacattttccagatggCCGCAAAGAAATCACCTTCCCAGATCAGACGGTGAAGAACCTGTTTCCTGATGGCAGAGAGGAAAGCGTGCTGACCGACGGGACCATCATCCAGGTCAACCA GGACGGCACCAAAGAGATCCACTTCAACACGGGCCAGAAGGAAATACACACCGCTGAATACAAGAGGCGGGAGTATCCAGACGGCACAGTGAAGACCGTTTACACCGACGGCAGGCAAGAAACTCGCTACCCCACAGGGCGGCTTAGGGTCAAGGACAAAGATGGAAACATCGTCCTGGACGACCGGGTGTAA